The Skermanella rosea sequence CGCTGGGTGCTGGAGCGCGGTGGTGACGGCGTCCGCACGGGTCTGGAAGACAACATCCGCATCACCAAGGACCGGCTGGCCGACAGCAATGCCGAACTGGTCAGGGTGGCCGTCGATCTCTGCGCCGAGTACGACGTCCGCCCGGCAACGCCCGCGGAAGCCCGATCAATGCTGGGACTCGCAGCCTGACGGTGAGGCAATAGCTGCCTATGAATGGCAGGTCGGATCGGGACATGTCCCCCCACCTGCCCTGTCCGGCCAACCAACAACAATCACGGGAGAAGCCTGGAATGAAGAAATTGTACCCTAATGCGCCCTCGGCGCTGGCCGGGTTCCTGAAGGACGACATGACGATCATGGCCGGCGGCTTCGGCCTGTGCGGCATCCCGGAGGTGCTGATCGAGGCGATCCGCGATTCCGGGGTGAAGGGCCTGACCGTGATCTCCAACAACGCGGGCATCGACAATGTCGGCCTGGGCGTCCTGCTGGAGACCCGCCAGATCGCCAAGATGATCTCGTCCTATGTCGGCGAGAACAAGACCTTCGCCAAGCAGTACCTGGCCGGCGAACTGGAGATCGAGTTCAATCCCCAGGGCACTCTGGCCGAGCGCATCCGCGCCGGCGGCGCCGGCATCCCCGCCTTCTTCACCAAGACCGGCGTCGGCACCTCGGTCGCGGACGGCAAGGAAGTCCGCGAGTTCGACGGCGAGCAGTACGTGATGGATACCGGGCTGGTCGCCGATCTGGCCGTGGTCCATGCCTGGAAGGGCGACACCGAAGGCAACCTCGTCTACCGCAAGACCGCGCGCAACTTCAACCCAATGATGGCGACCGCGGGCAAGGTCACCGTGGCCGAGGTCGAGCACCTCGTGCAGCCCGGCGAGATCGATCCCGACCACATCATCACGCCCGGCATCTTCGTCAAGCGCATCGTCCACGTGCCCGATGCCGAGAAGCGCATCGAGCAGCGCACCGTCCGCAAGCGCGCCTGAAGAGCCGAGCAGCTGAAAATCAAGAAGAGGATAGAGATCATGGCATGGACACGCGAGGAAATGGCGGCGCGCGCCGCCAAGGAACTGCAGGACGGCTTCTATGTAAACCTGGGCATCGGTATCCCGACGCTGGTCGCCAACTACATC is a genomic window containing:
- a CDS encoding CoA transferase subunit A, with amino-acid sequence MKKLYPNAPSALAGFLKDDMTIMAGGFGLCGIPEVLIEAIRDSGVKGLTVISNNAGIDNVGLGVLLETRQIAKMISSYVGENKTFAKQYLAGELEIEFNPQGTLAERIRAGGAGIPAFFTKTGVGTSVADGKEVREFDGEQYVMDTGLVADLAVVHAWKGDTEGNLVYRKTARNFNPMMATAGKVTVAEVEHLVQPGEIDPDHIITPGIFVKRIVHVPDAEKRIEQRTVRKRA